The Anguilla rostrata isolate EN2019 chromosome 2, ASM1855537v3, whole genome shotgun sequence genome contains the following window.
TGGGCCGTCTCCGCGCTCCTCAGCCTGCCCGAGATCGTCTTCGCCGGCGTGGACGTCAGGCCCGACGGGGGCGGGGCGCAGTGCGAGATGAACGTGTGGATACGGGAGAGCTGGCGGGTCAAGGCGGCCACCCGGGGGGCTCAGATCGCGGGCTTCTGCCTGCCCTTCCTGGTGATGCTCTTCTGCTACGGCACGATCGGCCGCACCCTgatgcgggggcggggctggaagCGGCAGCGCACCCTGAGGCTGATGGCGGCGCTGGTGCTGGTGTTCCTGTTCTTCCAGCTCCCGTACACCGCGCTGCTCTCGGTGAAGGCGGCCGGCCCGCCCGAGACCTGCGCCCAGTGGGGGCACCTCCTGCTGGCCGAGTACACCACGCGCAGCCTGGCCTACACCCGCTGCTGCCTCAACCCGCTGCTGTACGCCCTGGTGGGCGTGCGGTTCCGCAATGACGTCAAGAAGCTGCTCCGGCACATGGGCTGCTTGTGGGCCTCCCGACTGGGCTCCACCGCCGACAGCAGTTCCTCCGGCTGCCCTGGGTCGCCACCGCCCACCTCCATCACCTGCTCTCCTACCTCCATGTCGCCCGCCGCCAAAGGCCCCCGCTACTTCAGCTCCTCGACAGCATTTAACTATCCCGAGCCTCTGCTGCCGCCCGCTCCATAGTCCTGAGCCCCTGATTCCCACTAAACCTCCTGGCATGCTAAGCAAAGCTGCCCCATTCTGCAGCCCCATCACTCTTTAAAGCACCTTTGTGGCAGTTCtctaaaaagcgctatacaaaaaaaaattgaattcaacTCTGTCCATCATCTCAAACAGATGTTTGCCAAAGCAGAAAAGAGCATTATGTAtcatatttattctgtttattatgTAAGAACAAGTAAGAATCCGATGCTGTGGCCTTGTTATTCTCCCAGAGGTTCTGTcaaaatgtgtacatattttttttaggaaataaatcagcattttaattttttttaaaagaggtttatttctttcttagtatgaataaataaagtgtatgtttctgttatGATTCTTTCAATCGAATATCTTACTGGCAGCCATCATTTGAAGGAACATGACTGGGGCGACCCTGCCTTCAGGGAGAACAGACGCTAAGGAaaaactgcatgtgtgtatgtgtcatgGAGTTATGGCTTTGTCTCTCTGGTGCTCTATAGTAGAAAAGCACAACGTTTATGTCCATTGTCTTCAAGGCCCATTGCTGTAACAGCAAGGATGTATAGAGGTGACGGCTGACCTGCCTGTTCCACTGAGCGCCTGTCATGCAAAAAGCCCACCGCTGCCACAGAAGTGATCATCAGCTGTAATATATGAATAAACCACTAGATGGCTGCACACATCAAATGACTTGTTTTATCTAAACAAGTCATTTCAGTCCTCAAACCTCAGGGTGCTGCTTGCTTGCAAACCACTGATTAGTTCTTCattatgaattaaattacatttttaatttttttaaaatacattttagaggCTATTTTAGCATGCACCTCTTAAGTTGCATTAGGGccagagtgggtttatttgcatttaaaacagtCTTGTCACACAAGATACTGTTTGAAAATTTAACTCATGGTTCCATCTTCAGAAGCTATTTTATGATGCAAATTACTTAGCCACCACgtttccttattttgtaacaagTATGATGGCAAAATAAGCTTGGGGTCCCTCACCTTCTATACATTTAGGAAATACACAAACGATAGGAATCATGGTAAAGTCTTCATCACAGCAAGAATCCAGCAAAAATAGTCATGTTCAGTCCAAAAAATGTGCTAATTCCGAGACATTGATAGACATTGTTTCTCTGGAGAatttatcattgttgtccatttaGGCATTGCATACACAACGGAAGTACAGTGTACATAGGAAGTTTGTATAGACTCTTTGAAACAAGATGAGCCCATCTACAAGCTTCTCTGATGAGTCCTGGCCTTCAGTACAGCCAATGGAGTACAGCCAAGCACAAGTAATGACTCAAATACCTACATATTATTGAACACGAATGTagtaggtctttttttttttccaaaaataattgcatttctaCAAAATTTCATTGAATTGAATGGAGACAAAAGTAGTGACTACAATCCAGTTAAATCAAGCATGCTTATGATGCAATGGTATATTCATCAACACTGGCGCAATGTGAGCTGTACAGGTCTACCATGCAAAATAGGCAATAGACAGGAACATAGTCTTCAGAAAACTATTCATTTCCAGTAATGTCAGTATTTCAGTTCCTATTCTTAGTAACTTCCTGTGTCACTTTCACAATCAACATGATGGACTGCCCGCCAAACTAGGTTATAAATCTGACTATGTGCCCAATACTAGGTAACTGACACTTTAGGTTATCAGTAACCTCATTTATTCATTCGGGAGACATGGCACGCTTATTAGACATGGCTTTATCATCATGACTCATCAGTGCTCAAAAGCTCTGGGTTTCTGCACACATCAAAATACGGTCACAAAGCACAATGATGTCATACATTTGTGAGGGTTGGGAAGTGTTAAAGACCATACGCAGCTACAATGAATTCAAAAAGGGGGTTTCTTTAAGTTACCACCGAAGTGGAAACCACTAGATCTCAGTAAGAGACTTGAGGAAGGAGTAACGAAAAGAAAACTCAACTCctaagggagaatatcccaGCACAAAGTAAATGTCTGGGCAGGAGAACGAAACTAAGGCGTAAGGAGTGAGTGAACTTCAGGAAGACTGCAGCGCAGtctgaagaaaagcaaaagaaaaggggTGCCTCGTAAATGAGGAAGGCAAAAAGGtgtttaaggaaaataaagaattagAGCTAGATGACTAGTAGGACAGGTGTCTTACTACTAGTCAAAACCAAAGCTACATTCAAAAATCCTATACCTTTTTCTTACCACCGTTTCTCTAACAGAGCTTTTGCCTGCACCAGCTTTCGTGTACATCAGTAGACACTAAAGCAAAGAACAGATCTCACCTGAGCGTATATAAGCTCTCtcaatcaggtgcaaacaatTGGTTGTAATCAAAAGCAATCACGGAGCGCCCTCAGGCGGTCCTGAAGATTACCACACTCAGTTACTTGAAACAGCACTCAGTTTCCTCAAGAGGGATACTGAGTAGCCGATTAGCATGAAACGGCATCGATTATCACAACCCACGATGCCACACAGCAAACGGAATAAGGAACCATGACAACATTCTTATAGCTTGTATCGCTTAGTCTCACTCTCGTGTACCTTATTTACAGAGGCTGATATATAATACTTCCATTTACATTGGCCTTTTTCATAAACCACTCCCttagtaatattttttaattaaaatgtactacAGCGCACATCAAATTGGCTGAATTATTGCCAATTTTGATTTTTTGAATGAAACCTGGAAATTACTTTTTACCTCACATCCAGTTTGAATTGAAATAGCTGGACTCATTCCTAAGCTAAACTGaccatatttgtattttcattgtgATTAGCCTGTAGTAACAAGTACGTTAACATTCTTTTCCCTCTTCCCCGCAGAGTGATCAGTGATTTGGCCACAGACTTgtattctgtctgtgtgtcgTCATGGTTTCTGGTTCTTTTTGCTTATGCAATTCTCTGAAATGACATAACTTCGATCTATGATTATGAAATCAGCATGATAGCCCTGCAAAAAGCAGTGATGGGGGAGTGAGGAAGGGGAGTGGTGTGCAAGAAggttagtgagagagagagttgggggCCTCTGGGACGTGAATCAATTTTGGCTGATTACCCATTTTAGGCTTATTTGATACTTTTCCAACCAGCTGGTATGATTGACCCATGGTGCAATAAAATACGAACATTGTAAACATGGAGGCTCATAGAAGTTAATCAGCAAACATTCTGAGAGGTCCAGTTCATTCAGGTAGAGCATATTCCAACAAAATATGTATGGGTACATGTTACAAGGACAAAGACAATCAGTCTAAGGAAAATGCTGTATTAAATAGATTTCCTGACTGAATTCATTGCATTCATTCTTTATTCACCCTTTATTTAAAGTGTATGAAGCATTTGGgaaagtttttgtttcagtggaactccaataaaacacaattatttgGCATATGTGCAGTTATACTATTTATTTCTTATAATTCAAGTTACTCAGATTATTAAACACCAAAGATGTTCATTGCATATTTCCATTTTGCTTTGCATAGTTCCAGAATTCTACAGCAGGTGGAGACATAGCATATGTTTAGAATGTAGCTGCTGCAGTAACTAATGGAAGGGAAACTCACTTTCCTGCTTCAAATCCACTGTGTACAATCTCTATTCCTGATAACTAACGGtcaatttaaaacataaatagtaAAGATGGATGATGCAGATTAAAGAGAGTAAACTTTATAGTAGAggtctattcttttttttttttttttttgctgaaactATTGTGGTTTGGTGACCTCAGAGGGCTCAGGGCAATATGAAAGaaatattgaattaaataatttatggcTGTAACCCCCTTAagtatttgtgtttgtcattAAGCTCTGTATGTTTTTTGATCATCCCATTTCTCTAATGATGTATTTGCACTGAGGAATGCATCTGAACCATAAATTATATTGTTGTAGTGATCTAaaacttttttcctctttcctttcaGGTTCCATTTAGTAGCTTTGTACTGCCTCCATCTGTCGGTCCTTTATATGTGTGGTGTAAATATGTGCTACAATGTAAAATACCAGCAGTTCATATTCTGAAAGAAGGCTGCATTCAAAATCTACATTCAGTTTACATGATCATTTACATGATACAAATACTATAGACATAATCCAATTTTGTATTGTTCCTTAAGTCATGAATGACATAACACACTGTAAGATGTTATTGTTAACTTGTTGTTAGTGTTTTGTTTAGGGTTTGGTATGGAGTTTTTGAACTGGTGAGGTCAAAGTGTGAGAAGTACAGTAGAGCTGAAGTTGGAGTCAGGTTCAGGATGAGGGAGAGGGTATGGTTCATTATTCATAACCAAGGTAGTTACATAACCCATGCAATAGCAGTTTCACACTAGGCCCTAAACTATTCATTGGCAGTATACTGTTAAATGAAAGTGTTGCCATTAGAAATTTCCAGAAGTGTCACagtataaaaaaatgtgatgtgtgGCAAATGAAAACTACGGGATATAAAACACAGGGTGTAACTAAAGTTAAAACCTATAGTAAAGTCAGCAATGATCAGTGTAACATCGTACATCTAAGATATGGTACCATTTAtgtagatgatggatggatgtctcTCATCAGTTAAATCTCATATAGGTCTTACTAGCCAATCAACAGGCATGCAGTGCTCTCATCCAGTTAATCAAGTGGTGTGAAATTACATCGAAGAAAAAAGATGCTCTACATCACTACAGGAGAAAACAATGTGTGCATAACACTTCAtatcaaacatatttttgttgctgtgttgATGATGGCACTTGGTGGCTGAAACATTTGCAGTTATGTCCACCATTATTTGTTCAATTTCTTCCTTGAATCTGCAATCAACAATAAAGATTACTGGTAGCCTCATTCCATTTGGCCTTCGGTCTTCTCAACCATTTGGACAGCTTCCAGGTGTGAATCAACAGCACTCACTTTTTTAGAGGCGTGCTAAAGCCAATTTATCACTGCACAGCAGGCCTGATGAATCTTCTGTCTCAGTTCgcaacatatatatatttttttggttttgacagaaatttatttattgtcctcTTTAGTCATTTTCACGAAGTTATTCATTAGACCTCAAGTAATTATAAGAATTCACCTTCCTTCCATTTTCTCTGAAATCATATACATTTGCACACATGATTACCTGGAGAATACCTTCCATTATAGAGGCTAAAAATTACAGGTTAAATACTATGGCGGAGTACACGCATTGCCTTAACCTAATCGAACTCTAAGGGCCAACCACTGATGGCTGCTACAACCGATTACAGGAATTAGTTGACTTCCCCTTAAACTTCCTCTACTCCATGTTAAAAAGACTGATTAAAAGAACACAGGAACTATTCTCAGTGCACTCTGTATTGTTGTACATATGATGTatccccccatacacacactcacacacacaggcctcatcATGCTTTCTCCttaaattgtgtattttcataACAGAAGACCTTCTCCTGCTCTACTATTCATCTTTAATTTccttctcaccccatttcatttcatgtaaTTAGAAGGCTGAGTCCACAGTAAGACTGCTAGACCATTTGGAGCCACACAGGTAGTGGATGCATCTGAACAGGAACACCTAATAAGAACAGCAAACACCTAACAGTCTCCTACCATTGCTGTGCACGTGTACAGACATGTGGGCTTCACCATCATTATTGGGCAAAAAGACATCAGGATCCCATTGTTGTCATCTCCTCTCACATGCTGGGTTTGGCTTAAAGGTCATGCTTGAATTTGGACTGCCACCTGGCACAAAGCATTCTGTATGTCCCCTGAAAATAATGATGCAATATCCTAGCAGGTTGGTCATGTCAGTTCAAGTCTGTATTGTCACTGAAACAATTTTCTTGTGCACTAAAAGATAACTAACTATGGAATACAAACGAAACCATGAATTTTTATTCGTCGTTACTTGAGATCTTTCTTTGTCCCTTTTAACTTTGTCCCTCAATTGCTTAAGCTACAGATTTCTTGAGGACATTAATTTCATCTGAGTGCACACCAGTAAGTtgtccattttatgttttgtatataCATATCAATACACCAAAGGGGGCATATTCACTCTTGGCAAGGTCGATGGCACAGTGGCAAACAAAAATATGAGGCAGTCTTTCCCTAGTGAAGGTGTTTTCAGTTGTCATCTTTTTTTGTATGGACCAGGATCAGATGGCTTTTCCCCCCCAGCCACCTTCTGTCTATTTTCCATAGGGGCAAGTGAGAGAGGTCAAGGAACCAGAAGAGACTAACTCTCCCAACAGAAAttaaattcaggaaattaacatAATTGTGCACACTTCAGTTTGAAAGTTACttcctgtcaaaataaaagtactgaGTGACAGTGTGTAAAAGTGAGGGAAAAGTGAAACAATGGctaaatgacaaagcaaaaaataacaataatttgaCACCTCCTATGCATCAAAACGAGAAGAGTTCCATGTTTGGATGCAAGCGGGGAAAAACAATATGTGCCCATAGAGCTTTCTGAAGCATGGAAGGGGTTATGCAGGTGTATGATAGAACAGTGTTTTTCTAGTTTTAGGAGTGTTTGAATAGGAACCTGCagattgtttgtatttttgtagcTAGGAGTAAAGCCGCTTGGTGGACAAATGAGCATTTTGTAAAAGCTACTATAACACATCCAAACGGctgaaagaacaaagaaaaagaactaCTATTAACATGTAACACTTGAAACAAGAGAAATTAGCTAAAACCTTTAgtgaaaaatgtaatcacatgcatttatgcccttaaaaatgacattgtaCTGCCAGGTACCCGTGAAGCCTTGTCTGATGCCGGTAGTGTTAAAGAGGAACTGAGAAACAAAGCCACAGAAGTTCTGCTCTTTATCTGACTCATCAAACAGTCCCGCGCAATCAGTTGATGGGGAAATGAGACAAATCGGCTGTACCTTCCCATAAGCACATAAAAAGATCCTAGATAGAAGTGACGAATGCAGGTATTTATTGCTTTCTTGTGAAGTTCTGTTGGTATCAGGCACCTGATTCTCAGTGCAGGCAGCCCACATAGTGCCTCCACCCTCCATTCCCTCTTCATAAAACCATGACTAATGCATGTCACACTTGAACATACACCATCCTCATCAGGGTCTTGTTTGACAAGAGTGGTATAACCTGCCAGAGCCTAATTGTGTCGGGCTGGAAATGTATGAGGTACcaaatgtaaagtaaaacatgtcacatttttcctgtgtttttttttactcaggtTTAGCCTGAATAAATCTGGCATTTGTATGGCATTTCCCCAAAGTTGTatgttaaatcttttttttttaattaaatatctaACTTATATCTCATATATCTGTTTCAGAACCAAATATTtagtgaaatataaatatttaatttaaatcttaaaccaaaaacataagatataaattcaatatttatttttaattaaatatttatttatttaaatcaaatttatttatctatatatGTAAATATCCTTTATAAATTTAGCCtgcatattttgttatttgtcaattaaatctgaaaatatgaacTAAAAGGTTTCTTTACCGTGTCTGTCAAATCTGAGAAAAAAGTCTCATATTTAGCATAAATCTTTGGGGAAATGCCATATTTAGGCTAAATCTgagaaaacacaggaaaaacatgatgtgttttatttaagtttACAGTTTTATTTGGCACCCCATATAAATAgtcatttttgttgtgtaaaACTTGTCAGTACACGATGTGTGATTAAGGCACATTTCTGGTCAACCCTTGAAACTGTAAAGACCCCACATTGACAGGGATGTTTAATACACCTGCAGTCTCCAACTGGGTTGTTGACCCAGCTGAATGAGCACACATGGCCTCTAAAGGAGATGGGTATACTCGGGCAGCTTGACTCTCGCACCCAGTATTTGTTCAAGTGGCATTTAATCAGCAGCTGCTACAACAAAATTGCCTCCCTAGTCGCTCCAGTCTTAAACAGGACATGCAATGCTGCAGAAACAAACATCAGCTAGTTTTCACGAACTAAATTACATGAAATGATGTGTTTGTGGAGAAACACCACTGCAGTGTGCATATCCCTCCTTAGTGAACTAACCAAGATGGTCGCACACCAACGTCAATGCAGAGATTTCCTGCACCTGGACTAAAATATCAAATGGGTGTTACCACTGGCTCCTCAGCTCATCTCCTTGCACAAACATACCATCTTGGCTGTGTCCGAAATCGCACACTACGTACTACATactatatacactcaccggccacttcattaggtgacaggagtggcacccgatgtggtcttctgctgctgtagccaaTCTGCTGCAAGGTTTGatgtggtgtgcgttcagagatgctcttctgcatagctcagttgtaacgagtggttattttagttactgttgcctttctatcagctcaaaccagtctggccattctcctctgacctctgccatcaacaaggcattttcgcccagagaactgccgctcactggatattttctctttttcggactattctctgtaaaccctagagatggttgtgcaggaaaatcccagtagatcagcagttgctgaaatactcaaaccagcccgtctggcaccaacaaccattccacgttcaaagtcacgtaaatcacctttcttccccattctgatgcttggtttgaacttcagcagatcatcttaaccatgtctacatgcctaaatgcattgagttgctgccacatgattggctgattagatatttgcattaatgggtgcagtttgcagttgaacaggggTAGCTAATGAAGTGTccggtgagtgtatgtataCTATAATTCAGCATATTTAGTATGTGAGTAAAAAGTACAATGGCTTTTTGGACATACTACATCATCATAGTAATGCTCCACTTCCTTTCAGAACGTGATGATGCCCACAGACCAAAGATGCATCTTTGCAAAGACGAGTGGCACCCACCACTTGGCAAAAAAATTGTGCAAGTATGTTACATAACGGCAATTCCGCTGTGTAGTATGTTACAATACTAGTTGAAGTGCGGAATCATGTAAGGAAAATAGtaaaagatttaaaatttatacaTGACCACTTTGGGGTGAACAGGCCTTCGCCGTTATTAGTTGATGTCTGGTTACTTGGGAGGTTAACTGTCGTAATGCACTGTGGGATATTCATGCCAGTGTAGTGTCCAATGTTCACATGCTACGATATTTCACCGGATGCAGTACTACAACCAggtatttttcatatattatttGATAAATACTATGGTTTTGGACCAAAAACGTTTGCATactatttttgcaaatttaacAGTATGCTAGTACGTGATTTTGGATGCAGAACGTCTCTttgcccttttcttttttgcatacgctaaataaacaaaagctaCATAAATAATCGATGTTCATCTGCTGCTTTAACGCAGCCATTGTTTTCTGTGCATTGTTGTCTATGCTTGGTGCAgcaaacattttcttatttatttcattatagctaacgaaatggaaaatatacacaaacatatacaaaatacaaacatatatgGCATTGAAAACAATGGGATGTTTTTACACATTAAGCCAAACCAAGCACACTATGTACCTATAAATGAcactgaaaagtaaaaaataaaatgatataaaaaacGTTGCCACTACCATGTTTCCCATGGTTATTGCAAGATCACAACAGCAGAATAATCTGCACTCCCCACTTAACAAACAGATCGACGCCGCAATGAGTATACACACGTTCGATTTCAGAGTTCAACTTTGCATGAAGTGTACACCCAGCTTTAGAGAAGGGCACtagcagaacaaacaaacatatcTTGTCAAATGATTAGAAGAACTCTTAATGTTGGAATCATTTTTATTGACCGGTGAATTGAATCAGTAGTTtgctgattacatttttttttctggtgcatTCTGCCAAGTGAAACACTCAGGGCCCCTGAGAATTCTGAAGCTCAATTCTTCAGCTTCTGCGATTGTTCGCGGCTACTGTTCTACTAAAAAACAGGTCACATAACACAAAAGCTTGTCCCACCTGTATGAAGTCATATGCAATTACAAATGTTGGCCAGGCCCAGCTCAGACCTGTATCACAGACAGATCCACAGGAAGACCAATTCCATCATTGACTGTCCTGACCACCCACTACGGGAGGAGTTTGTGCTCCCGCCCCCTGGCCACCGTTTC
Protein-coding sequences here:
- the ccr10 gene encoding C-C chemokine receptor type 10; amino-acid sequence: MDKLLSVTEDYGYFQSDSSEMPEMPEMCESSSAQELQIKVFQMCIFIVVFLLGLLGNFLVIATYALYRRFRLRCMTDVFLLHLANSDLLLVLTMPFQAADTLLGSWEFGTQLCKATRGLHAANTYSGLLLLACISVDRYVVIVWAQAAHRLRRRMLLCSKLAALGVWAVSALLSLPEIVFAGVDVRPDGGGAQCEMNVWIRESWRVKAATRGAQIAGFCLPFLVMLFCYGTIGRTLMRGRGWKRQRTLRLMAALVLVFLFFQLPYTALLSVKAAGPPETCAQWGHLLLAEYTTRSLAYTRCCLNPLLYALVGVRFRNDVKKLLRHMGCLWASRLGSTADSSSSGCPGSPPPTSITCSPTSMSPAAKGPRYFSSSTAFNYPEPLLPPAP